A window of the Hordeum vulgare subsp. vulgare chromosome 5H, MorexV3_pseudomolecules_assembly, whole genome shotgun sequence genome harbors these coding sequences:
- the LOC123398662 gene encoding universal stress protein PHOS34-like: MAGETGATAASGPAAGKMTMVVGVDESEHSYYALQWTLLHFFSPGQQQYRLVVVTAKPTAASAVGLAGPGAADVLPFVEADLKRSSLRVIDKAKELCAQAQVGDGVFEVVEGDARNVLCEAVERNHAEMLVVGNHGYGAIKRAVLGSVSDYCTHHAHCTVMIVKKPKHKH, from the exons CAGCGGGCAAGATGACGATGGTGGTCGGGGTGGACGAGAGCGAGCACAGCTACTACGCGCTGCAGTGGACGCTCCTCCACTTCTTCTCCCCGGGGCAGCAGCAGTACCGCCTCGTCGTCGTCACGGCCAAGCCCACCGCCGCGTCCGCCGTCGGCCTCGCCGGACCAG GTGCCGCGGACGTGCTGCCGTTCGTGGAAGCGGACCTGAAGCGGAGCTCGCTGCGCGTCATCGACAAGGCCAAGGAGCTCTGCGCGCAGGCGCAG GTGGGCGATGGTGTCTTCGAAGTGGTGGAGGGGGATGCAAGGAACGTCCTCTGTGAGGCGGTCGAAAGGAATCACGCAGAGATGCTGGTTGTGGGCAACCATGGCTATGGAGCAATCAAAAG GGCTGTTCTTGGAAGTGTGAGCGACTACTGCACCCACCACGCGCACTGCAccgtgatgattgtgaagaagccaaAGCACAAGCACTGA